Part of the Elgaria multicarinata webbii isolate HBS135686 ecotype San Diego chromosome 5, rElgMul1.1.pri, whole genome shotgun sequence genome, TTTATCATTTAGAATTACCTGGGGCAGGGGGGGTTGGGTCTAATATAGCCTTGAATCAGAATTTATATCAAAGCTAATTTATCACACTCAGATCAGGTTGAATCTGGACTTCATTAATGAAGACTATCTCCTAGCTTCTGTAATAACAAGGGCCGATGTGCTACAAAGCTTCCAAGGAACATTATCTAAAGCAAACAAGGAAAATGCCAACTTCCAGATGTTCTATAAAGACCTATAAGCAATCTCAAGAtgagtggagaagagaagaacccccccccccactaatggTAGTCATGACTAAGACCAATTTATCATCACTATTTTTGAAGGTGTTTTTATCTTGTTCTTATCTTGAATTATGGCTACAAATTCCACAAACATTTGATATGCAATTATATGAGAGGAGGGATTAGCCCCACTTCGGAGGCTTGATGTGAAGGCTTTTCTCTTGATTACAGGAAAAATTGCAGGGTTTTAGTCACCTGAATACCTAGTCATCAAATCTCTTGAGAAACAAGTTTCAATATGGACTGAAATGTAAGTTGTATGTTAATTCACATGTCATAAATCAATGTTTAATAATACCTAGCAACCCATTAAGCAGTGAATCCTTTTTATGTCACTATACCTGTTCCACTATGGGATAGCAGAGATCCACAGAATATAGCATAGGCATGTTTATTCAATTTGGACTGTTTTCATAACCTTCCAAAAAGAAGTACTAAACATTTTTTCTCATGCTCAATACAGTCATCATCTCAATTCTTAGAtaatttataaaaatatttttaatccaaTAATCCTGATAAAGGTAAAAATAAGTGTTTTATAGCAAATGATGTAGAGCTGCTAAGTTGCAATCCAGAAATCTCCTCTGTacctttaaatttattattttattcagaGAAGAGAGACAGCTATGGCTTCTTTTGCCCTCCTCATTGCACCCTCCCAACCCTTTGCCTCATTCCCATCTGTTGCAAGTAGGATTTCAAGTCTGCTACAGGGTAAGTAGATGAAATGATGAGCAGGAAAAGCATTATAGAGAAGCTGCGGTGGCTGCGTCACTGACAAATTTAAAAGGTACAGCAGGAATTTAGAGGTTTCCACCTAACAACTCTATGAGAAATTAAGCTTATTTTAAATGCCATACATTCGTTACTGAATCAAACAACTCCACTcccttttgtgtgttttgttgcCCACAGTctggcagaattttttttttaaggtgcagAAGCATCTTTCAAATCTACATGGCTAACTTCATAAACAAATCCCATACACTAGTTTGACATGCTTTACATTAACATTGTTAAACCACCAAGAGTAATCTTAAAATGACAGGACTAGTTGAAACTGCATAACTCTCAAGGAGACAGAAGTACTTTCAATTCTCCCACCAGGGCAATTTCCTATATCACAAAATTGCAGCAGATTTTATGTTATAGAACAGCAAACACTGAGTAAGATGGTGATTGTGTGGTGGCGATATGTTTAAATCCGTGCAGATATAAACTTAACTCACCTGACTGGCATCTACCATCTTTCTCGATGGCTGCAGCTCCATCATCCCCATTCTGAGATCAATTTTGTGAGTGAGAAAGTTACCCTAAGAAAATAATGGGGTGATGATGTGCggtttttatttcttaaattactagattttcaaattaaaataaaaaacaacacatttgaAAGAAGTTGCTGCACCTGCAAAGACACTCTTTAAGCTTACTATGAAAtacaaaaagtgcactcttctaTATCTACATATAAAACATATTAGAAATAAAACTTGTGTAAAATGTTTGCTGTGCAAACTATAAAAAGTCAGTCAGTTCATTGTTTTTCCTAAACATTTAGGCCAGATTCTCTTGCTTCCTATTGCAGAGAATCACTATTATCCAAGACCAGCCCACTGATGTTTGTAGTCGAAAGGTCTGCTCCGTCATCTTCAGTGCTGTCCACAGATTCATCTTCGCTTTGCCCTGCCATCATGACTTGCTGAACAGCTAAAGTAGTACCATCAGATGAAAGAGATTGAAGACTGTCTACATTCATGTTGACCGGAGCAGTAATTGTTACAACGGCTCCTGGAAATGGGAGGAAAAACACAAGTTCAATGGGAACAATTAGATTTTTTTATCCCATCATTCCTGTTTTGAAAAAtctatttagagagcaatcctatgatccctgggagggcatccaagggaccataggatggtgaagatttcccactcacccctttacagctgctgcagaaaACTCTGAGGCACCTTGCAACAATGACCTTTGAATACAGTTGAGCAGGGAGCAATGGGGTGCACAATGGGCTGGGGAAGGGCAACGGGATCCTCTGTATCTACCTGAGAGATAGGGCTTCTAGATGAACTGAGAGACCTGACATGctaaaaatgttaaaaagcagGAACAGGAGGTGAAAACGCTTCTGTCATTACTTCCGCCTCGCCTGTCCAGACTTAggatagacagagggctctgaACTTGGAGCCTTCCGTCTAAAAAGCATCAATCCGCTAGGTTTGCAttcttaattcattttaaaataatttgaattATTTTAGattgaaaataattattttagaaTCTAAAAATGGAAGTGAACTAAAGCTGCAAATGCCATTTGAATTATCTTATCCCCTTCAAGTAATTATGTGTATCTGTGTgtctgtatgtatgtgtatgagagAGGTATGTGTGTCAACGTGTTCATTCTGTTTTAGTCAATTTTTACCTAAATAAgaactctgattttttaaaatcttgggcagtatccaaataTGTTATTCCATTAACACAAATGAAATTATGTCAGCAGAAACTAGGTTtcgaactatgcacaagaggagagtccattgtgcaactggttgtgcattgTGCTTGTACAACCTgttgcacaagtgtaatgcacaaccagctgcacaatggaaagattcagcggagctctgctagtgctattcaagtttgcggaatgacatcactgtccggctggacatcagaaaaaacttcctgactgttagagcagtacgacaatggaaccaattacctagggaggtcgtgggttctcccacactaaaggcattcaagaggcagctggagaaccctctgtcagggatgctttaatgtggattcctgcattgagaaggggggtTGGATTTCATAGCCTTAtcggtcccttccaactctactattctatgattctactgtccATAGAACATGATCATCCTAAATTAGGATTTTCACAGGTAAAATTGGACTGAGAATGAAAAGCAAACCCCAAACTGATTatctttaaggctgcaatacttCATTTTgaacataggatcaggctgtaagtGTGTACTAGACATAGACACATTAATCCCACTGAACCTCTACAGACATGTGTTTGTATGTAGGTAAGATGCTTAACCAGatggaaaaaaacacatttgggACATGCAAGTCCTCCCTTACTTTTGTATCAATCCATGAGGAATGGTTGCAATGTTAATCCATTAATTCAATGGTGCTTGTGTGGAGGGATTGTACAAACTGTTTGCAAAATTGTCTGATTGGCTCAAGAGGTTCCCTCAATCAGCAAAGAGCAAATAAAGCAGCTTTTTAATATTCAAAACAGGTAAGAGAGGAATCCGCTCACCATCTGACATGGTAAGTTCATTTGATTGATGCTGAGTTACTCCTGATGCAATGGAGTCTGGCCAGAACCTTTGAACAGGTCGGTTTTGAGctgttttcttctttgtttttggaGTTTCAGAACAGCTGGAATCCAACATTGGCTGGAGAATTCGCCTTCTAGCATTAATAAACCTAAACATAGCCAAATTAAATCTTATGAACACACCCATAAACATTACTATTTCTATActaataaacaaaaacaataacaactggACAAGGACAAAGATTATTTAATTTCAGAAGAAATAGTGAGATTCTATGGCTCTTTAAAGATAAGccataagtatttttaatcacttCTCAATTCATTTTCCCTTCTCTTCAGTTTATTCCTTCATCCTGTTTCTGCAGCCACAGAACTACAGGTCTGCACTTTAGCTCCTCCTTCCCCAAATAAGCTGTCAATCACTGCAATTTATGTTCTAGAGTAAATTCTAAACATGGCTCATTCCAAACTGTTTCAATCCTCCAGTGTTTCACAATTCACCTCTCTGCTATCAAACAACAAACATCACTACTAAGTCAGTCAAAATAATTGAGATGAACTCAGACCAGGAGCTTTGTTACATTTCATTTCAGTCTTTAACTGTTTTGGAATATATATGTGAGTATCTCCTCTGTGTGTGCAAGTTCAGacaacaaattaaaccatggtttggccgctaaccctttttcagcaaatggttagtgggcatgtttaacccatggttacgTAGTCGCCATTGTTTGAATTGTTTCACAGGGAATTTGCCCTTCTCAACGCATCTGTGAAAAGGCCCTTTAAAGGCCATGCACCTCTAGCGATACCCGAATACTGAAGAAGGGTCAATTagggaaagaaatgaaaatgatAACTGAAAGAATGAAGAACAATAGTAGGAGgaatagaaagaagaaaaaactctCAGCTAAACATCGCTACAGAAGAACGAACACAGTCCAACCGACTAAGTTCCCAACGAGGCTCGCACAATGGCGGTCGAAAAAGAACTGAGGGGATTGGCGGTAACCCCTGTGGACATGTGTACTGGGGGATGGTGTGGAAGGGGTTCCCGCAAAAAATTCTAAGAAATTGAATGTTCCCAAACTGAGGctctgcacaggcgcagagcctatatgtgtgatgcacagagagcACAAAGAagaagtcatgattcacatgacacgctaaacatGACACCTAAACAAGGTCATTGTGTGTATACACATGCGTGAGGATGCACCACACTTCCTCCTAGAGGAATTTACTTTTTCCTTAATGAATTATGAATTCGCAGAAGCCATACACGTGAAAATTTGAGCAACTTTGCCCCCTGCAAAGTGTCAACAGCATGCTATTCATGGTAGTAACTGTTTGTTTCAAGGTGCTGCATCATCAATGTATATCTAACCACTGTCACATTTATTCCTTTCCCATGTTCGGGGTTGGGGATAGGGGAAGATGAGAGACCATTTGATTTTTGCTTAATAGTCATGTTCTGCAGTCACAAGATTGTATTAGAGCAAGCAGAGGATCCCTACAAGGTTGCAGCTAGCAATGTTAATTATCCATTCAGCTCCCTTCATGTCTACTGTTGGCCCACATAGAACACAGACTGTACAGCAAAAAGACTTGTCATGGAAAAATCATATCCATTTTTTTGCTTTGCACGGAAGACCACAGCAAAAGTCTGTAAACTAATCCTGAGTGTTTACAGGATTAGCTGTGGCCTTTTTATAGAGGTGAAATACTGTACTACATCCAAGTAATGATGTATTCATTTTTCTTACCAGTTGTTAACCTGGAGTAATGTAAGATTTGTTTGTGCTGCTATCTGTTTTTTCTCATCCTCTGTTGGATATGGATGCTACAGACaagaagaaaaaatattatttattttatttctatactataCTCCCTTCTCAGGAATTCTTCATGTTTTAATATGATTTCTCCTGGTTTTAATTTCCCAGTGCTAATTTAATTATATCATTAAATTTTGTCCCCTGGTATTTGAGGTAACTCTTTCATGAGAATACTTCCATGCTTTTTCAGCTTCTACTGGATAAATGATGTACTTCAGGATGTAATCTAACATTTTtatcactttttccagctttattctATTTTTCAATAAAAAGTTATCTTCAAATTTTGAcccatctattttttaaaaaatggtgttaaAATTGGAAACAAATAGTATCTTGGTGTCTCCTACCATGTATCCTCTTTTGGATTTGCTTATCGGCAACAGTTGGGTGTAATTGTTTTTAACAAGGTAAAAAAACTTTAATAAATTTGTTCTATGTATTCATAAAATATGCCACTAGCACATTTGTATAAGTTATGCTTCTATAACTTATGCTGCATCACAAATCTAACAGTGCAAACTATTTAAAGTGCTTTTACGCTGCATTTAGCAGTGATACAATATATTATATGAATCATATTAGTAAATGTGTGTACCATATATACTATTAGGAAACTTGGATAATGAAGTGCCTATCAGTTTTGAAGTGGAATAGGGCCATCCATAAATGAGGTGTCACTTCCTacatatttgtatatatttgcaaattataagaaaataatttaaaaaaaaacaaatcaatgCAGACTGAGTATGTTCAGAAGCCACTGAGTGTTGCttgggaaagaaaaacagaaaactggggagggaggagggattgaCCTGCTTGAGCCTCTCAGAGTTTATAGCATCCTGGAGGAAAGAacggctggctggaatcctgctCAAGACACCCTCTTAGTAGGGAGCAGGGATGCATTACAACATTTTATTGCCATTCCCACTTAATATGGAATCTTAATACTGAAACATTTACCAGTGGACAGCAGTTGCAGAATAAGGTTGATAACTTGGTGAAcactttcaggctgcaatcctatacacacttacttggaagcctacttctgagtaggcatgcataggattgcacactattTCTCTTTTATAATCCAAATTGAATACATTCTAATTACCAACATGCTGGTTCAGTATGTTGTTTCAGCTTTTGTTTCAGGAATGGAAGAGATAACATTTTCAATCAGATGCATAGTAATTAGCAGCAATATATAAGCTGAAGATCATTAAAATGCTTAGTGCAGAAGTAGAAAATAATCTCTCAAGAGTATATTCTTCCAAAGGCAATAATATACAAACCTCCCTTCTGGAAAAAGGGGGAAACACTATAATGTTCCAAATCTAGCTCTGCACAGGCACAGTCCAATATATGGGCCCCCAGGGGAGATCACAAAAAAAACCAAGTGAACCCATAAAAGGCTTCAAGGTCACAAAACATTTAAATGATATCCAAGCTGGCTGCTAAATTATTTTTTACTACaacaatcagattttttaaaaaatagaagtaTTTCATCATTAACCATGTTTAATTGAGAAAAAGTGAATTATGTTGTGGTGTCACTAAAATTATCTATTAAACACTATACCAGAAGCAAAGTACATGAATCACCTAGGTATAATTTACCTTTTATAGTTAGGGTTGGAAGGATGTGCCTTTTATAGCTTTTAGACATTTTGAAGCACAAGTTTGTTCTGTCCAGTTTCCgcaacaatttgcaaatattttggtAAAAAATTAGCATGAAAATTCGTACACATTCTTGTACCCATTTCTCCTATTGTATGCATTTCCCCTATTGTATTTATtctatttacaacatttgtatgccaccccatAACACAAAGTTGTCTAGGCAATTTATaataaacaaaattcttgtaagaatttctctgaatgtatgcatttttaatgcatttttaaattggaAAACTACACCGCAAAATTCAGTAAAGTACAAAGACTCAAGCATAATTGGTACGTTCCAGTTCATGTAGtagtttgggaagtgcaaattatgCCAGTTCGTATTAAATAACAAAGAAtcttgtagcactttaaagactaacaaattgttttgctgcaacagactaaattAGCTACCCAACTCATATTAAAATAGGAAGCCATCCCTAATTACAGTAACATTAATGGCTTATCAAGGACTATTaagaattagaatcatagagctggaagggatctAAAATGTTAACCAATCCAACCCTTTGGTGATGCAGGAAATCAATTGCTACAGATCATCTAGTCGCTGCTTGAAAAACTctaataaaagaaaattaatagAGATCCATATTTTTTCTGTTCAGTAGCCTATAATCTTACATACAGTACTGTTCAGAAGGTAACACAACAGAATATATTTGGTTATGAAGACAGTTGTACTCATTTTAATTCCATTGCATGAAGTCACCAGCACTAGTAACTTGTTGTGCATATTGCTCAATCTGTTTAGGCTAAAGAAACTAATCAAATTTCTATCCAGGCAATATAATTTTGCTTTAGTAATAAATGTGATCTTGAGTTTTACTTGACTGTGGACATAACAGATGAAGTaacacctccccacacacacacgaaacaacAACATACAATCCAATGACTGAattctgtgtatgtgtgcgcgcgtgtgtgaagCAGAAAACCTATGACAACACTTATGTGATCTTTCAGGTCATGAATAAGCTGATTATGCATATAGCCATCACAGGATGCATACATGGCCCTAAGCTAACAAGGACCACTGTGCACATTGCCCCTTTTGTGGGTGTGGAGTGCATTTAATGAGAAAATCTGCTCAAAGaattctgcttctgcacacaaACTAGCCTTGAATTAATACTGTGAACATTTTTCATCCCCGTAGGATGTGTTTTGATAAAGATTTAAATATAGTCCACAAAAGGCTACTTATCAAGGGAGCACATGATAAAACATGTCCTTGGcataatgaaataaaacaaaaaatacttCCAGTGTTTAAGATGATCACAAGGTTATTTAATAGACACCTACCAAATTTGGGCATGATTCAACTATAAAAAAACCCTATTCAATATATTTTGAGTAAGTTTATTAAAACTGTTGGACTAAAACACTTCAgttatgcccccaccccccccaaaacCCTTTCCTCGTGAAGCAATTAAAAATATACCACCGGAAGTTCTCAGAACAAAAATGATTCTCAGCCGCTGCAATTAAGCCTTACCCCTATGTGCTGGAAAAGCCAAGACCTCATCACATTTGTAGCATGCTTTGGAAGAACTCCTCTTTTATTTTTGGATGACCCATCATCTTGATGCAAGATGCTTAAATCTTGGTTTAATTGTAACTGGAGCTGCACATAGATTGACAAGTGGCACACAATTACTAAGACATCATAAGTATTACCAGTTCTCTTAATGTTTCACAAAAATAACGTTatggaacaaaaaaaaagttttttaaaaaagcacaagcTTTGTACTAGAAGCAGCAATATGTTCTTAAAACCACTTGTAGGGGTTGCGATTCAGAGTTGGGTCTACATGTGCACCATTTCAGACAGCATGTAGAGAAATTTATGTTTGAATGTTCACCTACATCAAAAATGTCCTGTCCATGGAAAACTTGCATGTCAGTGGAAAGAGTGAAAATCTAGCTATATgcagttttctatatgcagggaaattTATCCAGAAGGGAACATACAAACATACTACCCCCAAACTGCAGGCACTTCTGAGGGATGCAGTACATCTATGTGCACTCTGAACACAGGCAGACCTTGCATTCCAAACTGCAGACTGAAAAGAAGAGTAAACTGACAAAGACATGTTTTCTCCACCTCTAAAACCCCAAAGCTGTGTTCAGGATAGCAAGGACAGGAATCCTCACCCTCATGCAATCCCTGTTGCTGGTGCTCATGATGAGCAGAGGCTGGAGTGAACTTTTCCCCCACACTGCACTGTTATCCTAAAGTCCAGAACTTTGATTTTCACCTGTGGGAATAAATGATAGCTCTTCACTTCTATGGGAAAAAGTAAAAGCATGGACTTAGGGACATGTTAGAATGAGGCTAAGATTCCCTCCTGTTCATGATAAGCACAGGATCTGGAATAAGGAACAGATTGCAGAGTGCAACAACATTGAGATGggtcagtggtgtgtgtgtgtatgaagggTAGGTTAGGCACCTCTGCGGATGCAGTACCTCTAATGTGCACTCTGCACACAGACAAACATTCCTCTGCAGAATCTCTGTCACAGAGGACAGACCACCCAGTATCAGGAACAGAAGGCAGATTTTTGCCTCCATCAGAATAGTGTCTGAAATGCAGCACTTTATTTTTCTCTGTAGGACTGAATGTTAACTATTTGCTCCTCTGATTCAATCAAAGAAGGGGGAGTAAGTATACCCCCTACCTTTGGGAACTTTAATATCTGGGCTAAGAGTCAGATTTTGACTATCTCAACTGTGCCCCAGACTTGAGCTCAATTACTTTGTCTCAACAGGAACCACTAAAATACAAGCTTACCCCTATCTGCATAGCCCTGACCTAGCTTGTGTTTCTTGGTCACTAGAGTGTGATGTAATATTAAGAACTGACAGACAAACAGATTTAGGGCTTTTTTAATTTGTCTTTGCCTTGATTTCTTATTACCTCCTCCCCAGTGCAGTCTTGAGCCCCCTGAACACCTGCTCCTGAGAATTGGACAACCCTCTGGAATAGGGGGCTGTTGGGAGAGTAATtggccaaaagtgggtgggggcaTCACTGCTTACACAAAGTGTCTCCACCTGATTTGGGtcaatttcccccttcctctgcagCCTCCCATACCTCATTCAACATAATTCCGGAGCATCCCCAAGGAGTGACttggtggggggcagggcaggagtCTGCAGTGGGGAGAGGTGGTCACAAAGTCCTCTTTCACAAACTTCCCTCTGCTTGTGGTTCTCAGGATCTAATCCAGTGATtttatgtttaaaacatttaaatacattattatgTAACCCTGAATGTCAGTCTGTCATGTCCATATCATGCAACTAAAATACTTCTTCCTTCCCTACATTAAACCATGTGATAAAGTGTGTAAAACAAACCTGTGAGTTCTGGATCCTGATGGTTCCAGGTGACAATGCTTGTGTTACTACTTGACCTTGAGGTGTGACCACAGTCACCGGCTGATATACTGTACCACCTTAAAAGAATACATAATTTTTACCATTGTAGAGTAATTAAGTGATCAAGTGATAGCATGATTATGCAAAaattattaaacaaacaaaatgatgaTAAATTTATTTACTTAACAGGtcaaacttatttttaaaatgcaaagggcACAAAAGTATTTCCAACAATCTTTTAACTTTGCTAGAATTTTATAGCTGTTTGTCAGAATTAGAAATCTAGCTGAGAACATTTTCCTGAATTTTGTTATTATTAGTGCTTAAATATACAGGTTTTTTAACTGTGCACAATTATGTTCAATTcaacttcatttcattttcagtaGCTCACATCACCCTATATAACATATCAAAATGCTTTCCACTAGTCAATATTTTCTCTGACCAGTATCCCAGTTCCCTGAATTATGGCCAAGACATATAATTTTCATTAATGCGGGGAATATTTTATTCTTCCAGAATCATACTACATACATCAGCAGACATATAGAGTCATTATTGTTAATATGCCATGATACCTGCTTGCAGGATATCAAGAAATTGTTAggctaaataataatttatttttaaataatctaAAATAATACTGACCTGGTTCAGTACACAGCTtgtcatggattatttaacccatcatgagcTGTAGTGTGTCTAGGTACTACTTTGCATATTCAACCCCAAGGACCgttctagggttatgcaaggattgtttaGCCCAcgcataacccacacttgccaGTTTCGCATAACACAGCAAGCCCCAAGCAGGAgttggatgtgcaaagtggtggcTGCATGCACCCctttgaacaggcccaatgtctctATTGTCACCTGTTCCACCAGCCTGCATCTGAgggagatgtgagacaataagaCTTGCTCCCTCACCTGGGTCCAACTACTATTTAGCTCCTCCCTTCCCAGAACCTTCCACCTCAGTATTCATTCCacttggtcattctaacattatGTAAGAATTTGTATCTGAATTTGCATACTTTTTGCATCCTTCCCAAACCCTTTATCGTATCTGCCTATAtgccattgttttaaattgcaaagTGCCTTGACTGTATTGGCAGAAAATCAGTAAACAAACAAAGTCATATCTAGAATTTCTAACTATAGCCACTTATTTACAAACATAATGAATATCTGTgacaatgtttaatttttttgtgcaatgtttaatttttttgtttaatgCATCCTACCTGCAACAGTTGCCATAGTTACATTTCCCTGCTGCAATGCTGATGCAGGTACCATAATCCCTTGGGGACTTAGCGTACCTGTGATGGCACTTTGAATTGGCTagaaacagtaacaacaacaaaaattacataGTCTTATAATGAAAGACGTTCCTATCATTTTTAGCTCCAACAGTTTTAAATGAGAGAATCGAAAAAGCAAACcccatgatgatggtgataatgataatgatgtcaTTATTACTAACCAATATGATCGAAGTCAGTCATATAACTCACATGAGATGGAAATTCAATGAAAGTATATAACCTAGAATTTTATTTTGACAATATGTTGTATTTATATGTTGTTTCCCAAATGCTGGGTTTCTTCCCCATATTGAACCATTCTATAAGAGTATAGAACAGATATG contains:
- the PKNOX1 gene encoding homeobox protein PKNOX1 isoform X4, with the translated sequence MMATQTLSIDNYQDGQQMQVVTELKTEQDPNCLEADAGGLSPSPVESQTPMDADKQAIYRHPLFPLLALLFEKCEQSTQGSEGTTSASFDVDIENFVRKQEKEGKPFFCEDPETDNLMVKAIQVLRIHLLELEKVNELCKDFCSRYIACLKTKMNSETLLSGESGSPYSPVQPQPIQSAITGTLSPQGIMVPASALQQGNVTMATVAGGTVYQPVTVVTPQGQVVTQALSPGTIRIQNSQLQLQLNQDLSILHQDDGSSKNKRGVLPKHATNVMRSWLFQHIGHPYPTEDEKKQIAAQTNLTLLQVNNWFINARRRILQPMLDSSCSETPKTKKKTAQNRPVQRFWPDSIASGVTQHQSNELTMSDGAVVTITAPVNMNVDSLQSLSSDGTTLAVQQVMMAGQSEDESVDSTEDDGADLSTTNISGLVLDNSDSLQ
- the PKNOX1 gene encoding homeobox protein PKNOX1 isoform X2, yielding MMATQTLSIDNYQDGQQMQVVTELKTEQDPNCLEADAGGLSPSPVESQTPMDADKQAIYRHPLFPLLALLFEKCEQSTQGSEGTTSASFDVDIENFVRKQEKEGKPFFCEDPETDNLMVKAIQVLRIHLLELEKVNELCKDFCSRYIACLKTKMNSETLLSGESGSPYSPVQPQSSNFKHDKDSLDLLEQLSSWKQSPENPIQSAITGTLSPQGIMVPASALQQGNVTMATVAGGTVYQPVTVVTPQGQVVTQALSPGTIRIQNSQLQLQLNQDLSILHQDDGSSKNKRGVLPKHATNVMRSWLFQHIGHPYPTEDEKKQIAAQTNLTLLQVNNWFINARRRILQPMLDSSCSETPKTKKKTAQNRPVQRFWPDSIASGVTQHQSNELTMSDGAVVTITAPVNMNVDSLQSLSSDGTTLAVQQVMMAGQSEDESVDSTEDDGADLSTTNISGLVLDNSDSLQ
- the PKNOX1 gene encoding homeobox protein PKNOX1 isoform X1, yielding MMATQTLSIDNYQDGQQQMQVVTELKTEQDPNCLEADAGGLSPSPVESQTPMDADKQAIYRHPLFPLLALLFEKCEQSTQGSEGTTSASFDVDIENFVRKQEKEGKPFFCEDPETDNLMVKAIQVLRIHLLELEKVNELCKDFCSRYIACLKTKMNSETLLSGESGSPYSPVQPQSSNFKHDKDSLDLLEQLSSWKQSPENPIQSAITGTLSPQGIMVPASALQQGNVTMATVAGGTVYQPVTVVTPQGQVVTQALSPGTIRIQNSQLQLQLNQDLSILHQDDGSSKNKRGVLPKHATNVMRSWLFQHIGHPYPTEDEKKQIAAQTNLTLLQVNNWFINARRRILQPMLDSSCSETPKTKKKTAQNRPVQRFWPDSIASGVTQHQSNELTMSDGAVVTITAPVNMNVDSLQSLSSDGTTLAVQQVMMAGQSEDESVDSTEDDGADLSTTNISGLVLDNSDSLQ
- the PKNOX1 gene encoding homeobox protein PKNOX1 isoform X3; translation: MMATQTLSIDNYQDGQQQMQVVTELKTEQDPNCLEADAGGLSPSPVESQTPMDADKQAIYRHPLFPLLALLFEKCEQSTQGSEGTTSASFDVDIENFVRKQEKEGKPFFCEDPETDNLMVKAIQVLRIHLLELEKVNELCKDFCSRYIACLKTKMNSETLLSGESGSPYSPVQPQPIQSAITGTLSPQGIMVPASALQQGNVTMATVAGGTVYQPVTVVTPQGQVVTQALSPGTIRIQNSQLQLQLNQDLSILHQDDGSSKNKRGVLPKHATNVMRSWLFQHIGHPYPTEDEKKQIAAQTNLTLLQVNNWFINARRRILQPMLDSSCSETPKTKKKTAQNRPVQRFWPDSIASGVTQHQSNELTMSDGAVVTITAPVNMNVDSLQSLSSDGTTLAVQQVMMAGQSEDESVDSTEDDGADLSTTNISGLVLDNSDSLQ